Below is a window of Paenibacillus bovis DNA.
AGTCGAGCCATTCGGCGCATTCTGCAGCTTCCGATCCGTCCAAAACAGTTTCTGCAGCTGATCCAGACCCTGTTCTAAAAAATACTGAGCCGGATGCTTCTGCCGGGTCTGATCCCAGCCGTGAATTCAGTGCCAGCGCACAGTTTCCCGTTAGCTTTGCTGTTTTTGCGCTCGGCCGTTCGCATCGTGCATTGGCATCACAGCTGCTGCGCGAAATCGGCTTGTTCCCGGGTCAGGAAATTTTACTGTTCCAGCTCTGGGATCAAGACGCCCAATCCCAGAACAGTCTGGGACGCGCGCTCCGGCTAGACCACTCCACTGTCGCCAAGTCCGTCAAGCGCCTGGAAGAAGCTGGCCTCGTCAGCCGCTCTCGCTCCAAAGAAGACGGTCGCGTTACGCTCGTA
It encodes the following:
- a CDS encoding MarR family winged helix-turn-helix transcriptional regulator — its product is MNHEPFPLSGSIGRNQSSHSAHSAASDPSKTVSAADPDPVLKNTEPDASAGSDPSREFSASAQFPVSFAVFALGRSHRALASQLLREIGLFPGQEILLFQLWDQDAQSQNSLGRALRLDHSTVAKSVKRLEEAGLVSRSRSKEDGRVTLVSLTDAGRALQEQVTDVWRSVEEATTECLTQEEMQTLTQLALKVAANADRHLK